The Halovivax ruber XH-70 genome includes the window TTCGGCCCGTCGAGTTGTGGATAGAGGATGTCGGCCATCTGCGTGACGACGCTCTGCATGTGCGAAACGTCGGTCTCGCCGTCGAAGCCGTAGATCGATCCCAGCTCGGAGAAGTTGGCCTCGATGCCGAGTTCGAAGGCCAGGTCCTGGACCGCGCGGTTGGTCGACTGCCGGTAGAGCTCCCCCTCGTCCGGGTCAAATCCGAGTGCGAGCAGCGAGAGGAGGTAGTCGCGGGCGTGTTCGTCGATCTCGTCCCAGGAGAGGTCCCGCGCCGCGTGGGCCTCGAGGTCGGCGATCAGCCCGAACGCGTCGGCGCCCTGCTCCTGGTGCCAGATGATCTCGTCGAAGACGAGTTTGTGGCCGATGTGCGGGTCGCCGGTCGGCATGAATCCCGAGAGGACGGCCGCCTCCTCGCCCTCACGGAGGGCGTCCATCACGGGACGGTACTCGCGTTGGCCGAAGATGACGCCCCGGCGCATCAGGTAGTGCGGGTTCGGCACGTCCGCGAGGACGTCGTCGAACTCCTCGATGCCGAACTCCTCGAAGAGCTTGCGGTAGTCGGAGACGCTCGCCGCACCCCAGGGATCGAGGACGACATCGTCGACGTCGTCGGTTTCGACACCGCCATCTGCGGCCAGTTCGACGTGGTCACTCGGCGCCCCACCGTCGGTGAGGCCGTCCCCACCGCGTCTCGACCGTTCGTCCTCGCTCATTAGCTTTGTCCGCGTCCCGGCGGACGAAAAACCCTTCGTGTCGGGGGCTCCCCGGTGCCGCAATCGTCCCATATCAATCGCTCCCATCAGTCGCCATCCGGGAAGCGATCGCCTGTCTCCGACCGGAACGCCTTACTGGCGAGCGTCCCTACGTTCGAGTAATGACGACAGAGGTTCCGGACGGCGCACCGGTCGTCCTCTTCGACGGCGTCTGCAACCTCTGTAACGGCTTCGTCCAGTTCATCGCGCCGCGGGACGACGAGGGGGAGTTTTACTTCGCCTCGCTGCAGTCAGACGTCGGTCGCGAACTCCTCTCCAAACACGACCTCCCAACCGACGAACTCGAATCGATCGTGCTGGTCGAGGGCGAGGCGGCCTACGTCAAGTCCGGTGCCGTGCTCCGGATCGCCAGCCGACTCGGCGGCCTGTATCGTCTGCTCTCGCCGTTTCGGTACGTCCCCCGAGTGCTCCGGGACACCGTCTACGACCTCGTCGCGAACAACCGCTATCGCCTCTTCGGGAAGAAAGACCGCTGTGAGATCCCCGAGGGCGACGTCGGTGCCCGATTTCTGGAATAAGGTGGCGGTCTTCACACGCTAGTCGCCACTCAGGCGACGCTTACCGGTTCCAGACAGCGGCGTCCGGGTCGACCAGTCGTTCCTCGTGGTCGATGTCGTCGATGCGTGCCACTTCCTCGTCGGAAAGGTCGATCTCGCTCGCTCCGAGGTTCGCCTCGACGTGGTCGCCGCTTCCCTTCGGGATGGCGACGACGCCGTCGCGCTGGTGGTGCCAGGCCAGGGCGATCTGGTGGGCCGTGGCGTCGTGGGCGTCGGCGATCTCGGTGAGCGTCTCGTCCTCGTCGGCGCGACCCTGCATGATCGGGCAGTAGGCGACGGTGGTGATGTCGTGATCGCGTCCGTACGCGACGAGTTCGTCCTGCTGGAGCCACGGGTGACACTCGACCTGGTGAGCGACGACCGGCGAGTCGAGAATGTCGCGGGCCTCGTCTAAGTGGGCAACGTCGAAGTTACTGAGTCCGACGTGACGCGCCCACCCGCGGTCGCGAACCTCGTCCATCGCGGGAAGAGTGTCTTGGGGCTCGTAGGCGTCGAGCGGCCAGTGGACGTACAGGAGGTCGACGGCGTCGACGCCGAGCCGGTCGAGGCTCTCCTGGGTCGACTCGACGACGTCCTCGCCCCCGAGGTTCTCCGGTTTGACCTTCGTCGCGAGGAAGACGTCCTCGCGGTCGACGTCCGCCTGTGCGAGCGCGTCGCCGACGGCGTCCTCGTTGTCGTACATCTGTGCGGTGTCGACGTGGCGGTAGCCCGCTTCTAGCGCGCGAACGACGTTCTCGGTGCACTCGGCGCCTTCGTGGCCCGACGTGCCGAAGCCCGGCTGTGGAATTCGTGCGGTCATACGCGGGTGGACGCGGTCCCGACACTCCCGTCTCGGGAAAGCGGCAATCGAGGCCGCGACAGGTTTTTGCGACAACCGGCAGCATCGTTCGTATGGCTCCCGACGGTTCCGACGCGCCCGATACGGCCACCGGGGACGGAGGACACGGCGATCCCGACCGCGCCGGCCAGTTGCATCACCTCGAACTCTACGCCTCGGATCTCGAGGCGTCGATCGACTTCTGGGGCTGGCTCCTGGGCGAACTCGGCTACGAGAGACAGAACGACTGGGCCGGCGGCCGGTCGTGGATCAACGGCCCGACCTACGTCGTGCTCGTCGCGGCCGACGACGCGGTTGCCGCCGACCACCCGTTCGATCGTCGGGCGGCCGGACTCAATCACGTCGCCTTCCACGCGGCCTCGAACGAGCACGTCGACGCGATCACCGCCGGCGTTCGCGAGCGCGCCGACGCGACAGTGCTCTACGAGGATCGCCACCCGTACGCGGGCGGGTACTACGCGCTCTACTGCGAGGATCCGGAAGGGATCAAGGTCGAGGTCGTCGGGCCGGAGTGAACGGGCCGTTCCGTGCCGACGGTGATAGCGCCCGTCGAGCGTCCCTAACCCAGCACGTTTACCGACCCCCCGTTCCAAGACCCGCCAATGAGTGCCGACGACGAACCCCTCGCCGCCGACGGCGAGAACCCCTACCTCCGGGAGCCGCCGACCGACTTCCGGCCCGTTGCGGACATCGAGGAGTCCGAGGCCGACCGCCAGATCGAACTGTTGCGTGAGGCCATCCGCGAGCACGACCGCCGATACTACGTCGAGGGCGACCCGGCCATCGCCGATCGCACCTACGACGCGCTCTTCTCTCGGCTGGAAGTGCTCGAAGATCACTTCGACCGATCGGCCCCCGACAGCCCGACGAACCGCGTCGGCGGCGAGCCGGTCGACGCGTTCGAGACGGTCGAGCACGTCTCGCCGATGCTCTCGATCGACGCCAGCGGCGAGGTCGACGACGTTCGTGAGTACGACCAGCGGGTCAGACGGGAACTGGGCGTCGGCTCGACCACTGACACGGCTGCCGACGACGGCACGTCCGACATCGGCGCCGTCGATAGTGCCGGTGCCGACGACGGAACCGCGACCCTGTCTGACTTTAGCGACACCGCCGCGGCCGGTAGCACCGACGTCGACGCCGATCTCGGCTACGTCTGCGAGCCGAAGTTCGACGGCGTCTCGATCGAGTTCGTCTACGAGGACGGCCGGCTGGTCCGGGCGGTGACCCGCGGTGACGGCCAGGAGGGCGACGACGTGACGAAGAACGCCCGGACGATTCGCACCGTCCCGCAGCGCCTCCGCGGCGACTACCCCGACTTCCTCGCGGTTCGCGGCGAGGTCTACATGCCGAAGGACGCGTTCCAGGAACACAACCGCGAGCGCATCGAACAGGGGAAAGAGCCCTTCGCGAACCCGCGCAACGCGACGGCGGGGACGATCCGCCAGCTCGACCCATCGATCGTCGCCGAGCGGCCGCTCTCGGTCTTTTTCTTCGAGGTGCTCGACTCGAGTGACGGCATCGAGCGCCACACGGAGGCCCTGGAGCGCTTTCCCGACTGGGGATTTCGGGTCACCGAGGAGGTCGAACGCGTCGAATCGATCGATGCCGCGATCGACTATCGCGACGACCTCCTGGACCGCCGGGACGACCTGACCTTCGAGATCGACGGCGTCGTGATCAAGGTCGACGAGTACGCGTCGCGCGAGGCCCTTGGCACCACCGCCCGCCACGACCGGTGGGCCTACGCGTACAAGTTCCCCGCCCGCGCCGAGGTGACGACGATCCAGGACGTCGCGGTGCAGGTCGGCCGGACTGGTCGCGCCACGCCTGTCGCCCTGCTCGACCCCGTCGACGTCGGCGGGGTGACGGTCTCGCGAGCCAGTCTGCACAACCCCTCCGAGATCGCCGAGAAGAACGTCAACGTCGGCGACACCGTCCGCGTCCAGCGCGCCGGCGACGTCATCCCCTACGTCGCAGAGGTCGTCGAGAAGGGAAGCGACGGACACTGGGAGCTCCCCGACACCTGCCCCGTCTGTGAGAGCCACCTCGAGCGCGACGGGCCGATGGCCTTCTGCACCGGCGGGCTGGCCTGCGACGCCCAGCGCCGGCGCTCGATCGAATACTACGCCTCGGACGACGGGCTCGACATCGAAGGATTGGGCGAGAAGAGCGTCCGCCAGCTCGTCGCCGCCGGCCTCCTCGAGACGGTCGCGGACCTCTACGAACTCGATCGTGAGGATCTCGTGACCCTCGAGGGCTGGGGCGAGACCAGCGCCGACAACCTCCTCGCCGAACTCGAGGACGCGCGCGAACCGCCACTGCCGGACTTCCTCTCCGCGCTCGGCATCCAGCTGGTCGGTCCGACGACCGCCCGCGAACTCGCTCGCGAGTTCGAGACCTTCGCGGCCGTTCGCGAGGCGGCGATCGACTCGCCCGAGACCCTCGAATCAGTCGACGAGGTCGGCGAGACGGTCGCTCGCGCCATCCACGACTTCTTCACGAGCGAGGCTAACGCGGCCGTCGTCGAGCAACTTCTCGAGCACGTCTCGCCACAGGCCGCGGCTATCGAGGCGGGTGGCGACGAACTCGACGGGCTCACCTTCGTCTTCACCGGCGCGCTCGACGCCTGGACGCGGGGCGACGCCCAGGACCTCGTCGAGGCCCACGGCGCGAACGCGACGAGCAGCGTCTCCGGCAACACGGACTACCTCGTCGCCGGCGAGAACGCTGGCGCCTCGAAGCAGACGGACGCCGAGGAAAACGACGTCCCGGTGATCGACGAGGCTGAATTCACGGAGCTGCTCGTAGAGAACGGCATCGAGGTCGCGTAGGTCGAGCTCGCGGGAGTCGACGGCGCGGCGTCGAAGGTGTGGCGCACGTTCGCCCCTGCTCGTCAGCCCGACATGTGTTCTTCGGCGAACCAGTGGATGACGTGATCCTCCGCGCGGTGGAGCACGTCGCTGGCCGTCGAGCTGGCGACCCCGAGTCGGTCGGCGACGTCGCCGAGCGTCGCCTCGCGTGGCGTCCGGTAGTAGCCCGCTTCGACTGCCTCCCGGAGCACCGCCCGCTGGCGATCGGTGAGCAACCGGTCGGCCTGGCTCGTGTCGATCTCGCGGACGTGCTCGATGGTGAACCCGATGCCGAGGTTCTCCAGTTGGGTTCGGAGCGCCGAGAGCCGGCTCCGCGAGGTCGCCACCTCCCACGTCGCCTGTCCATCCTGGATGTCGAACGGCATCTCGAGCGGCACGCCGGCGCGCCAGACGGGCAAGAGGGGCAGTGGATTCGTCGTTTCGACCTGGAGGAGCGCCTCGTCGTCGTGCTTCCAGAGGAGCTCGAGCCGTTC containing:
- a CDS encoding thiol-disulfide oxidoreductase DCC family protein, which codes for MTTEVPDGAPVVLFDGVCNLCNGFVQFIAPRDDEGEFYFASLQSDVGRELLSKHDLPTDELESIVLVEGEAAYVKSGAVLRIASRLGGLYRLLSPFRYVPRVLRDTVYDLVANNRYRLFGKKDRCEIPEGDVGARFLE
- a CDS encoding aldo/keto reductase: MTARIPQPGFGTSGHEGAECTENVVRALEAGYRHVDTAQMYDNEDAVGDALAQADVDREDVFLATKVKPENLGGEDVVESTQESLDRLGVDAVDLLYVHWPLDAYEPQDTLPAMDEVRDRGWARHVGLSNFDVAHLDEARDILDSPVVAHQVECHPWLQQDELVAYGRDHDITTVAYCPIMQGRADEDETLTEIADAHDATAHQIALAWHHQRDGVVAIPKGSGDHVEANLGASEIDLSDEEVARIDDIDHEERLVDPDAAVWNR
- a CDS encoding VOC family protein; translated protein: MAPDGSDAPDTATGDGGHGDPDRAGQLHHLELYASDLEASIDFWGWLLGELGYERQNDWAGGRSWINGPTYVVLVAADDAVAADHPFDRRAAGLNHVAFHAASNEHVDAITAGVRERADATVLYEDRHPYAGGYYALYCEDPEGIKVEVVGPE
- the ligA gene encoding NAD-dependent DNA ligase LigA — translated: MSADDEPLAADGENPYLREPPTDFRPVADIEESEADRQIELLREAIREHDRRYYVEGDPAIADRTYDALFSRLEVLEDHFDRSAPDSPTNRVGGEPVDAFETVEHVSPMLSIDASGEVDDVREYDQRVRRELGVGSTTDTAADDGTSDIGAVDSAGADDGTATLSDFSDTAAAGSTDVDADLGYVCEPKFDGVSIEFVYEDGRLVRAVTRGDGQEGDDVTKNARTIRTVPQRLRGDYPDFLAVRGEVYMPKDAFQEHNRERIEQGKEPFANPRNATAGTIRQLDPSIVAERPLSVFFFEVLDSSDGIERHTEALERFPDWGFRVTEEVERVESIDAAIDYRDDLLDRRDDLTFEIDGVVIKVDEYASREALGTTARHDRWAYAYKFPARAEVTTIQDVAVQVGRTGRATPVALLDPVDVGGVTVSRASLHNPSEIAEKNVNVGDTVRVQRAGDVIPYVAEVVEKGSDGHWELPDTCPVCESHLERDGPMAFCTGGLACDAQRRRSIEYYASDDGLDIEGLGEKSVRQLVAAGLLETVADLYELDREDLVTLEGWGETSADNLLAELEDAREPPLPDFLSALGIQLVGPTTARELAREFETFAAVREAAIDSPETLESVDEVGETVARAIHDFFTSEANAAVVEQLLEHVSPQAAAIEAGGDELDGLTFVFTGALDAWTRGDAQDLVEAHGANATSSVSGNTDYLVAGENAGASKQTDAEENDVPVIDEAEFTELLVENGIEVA
- a CDS encoding helix-turn-helix domain-containing protein; protein product: MPHAKLTIDLPAHTWIGELSRQHPAVVFRVVTGIPGDDVGIGLVRLVASDPLPIITDIQDRETVERLELLWKHDDEALLQVETTNPLPLLPVWRAGVPLEMPFDIQDGQATWEVATSRSRLSALRTQLENLGIGFTIEHVREIDTSQADRLLTDRQRAVLREAVEAGYYRTPREATLGDVADRLGVASSTASDVLHRAEDHVIHWFAEEHMSG